In Drosophila simulans strain w501 chromosome X, Prin_Dsim_3.1, whole genome shotgun sequence, one DNA window encodes the following:
- the LOC6725313 gene encoding guanine nucleotide-releasing factor 2 isoform X12 → MRVLNTELRLRFKNRKPRPFNRAASADDALDLGSGVGVGTSIASGVGIGVGATMMPLDQRLNGATSMNGSISSPSTPGTCSSGIGVGGGGCSSSSNNSINSGSYSTACTPPPPTHHHHSQHQQLQGTPGGSSRVGGAGTGAGGAGGGSGVPPAPPSAGSSGHKNSLKGTKLARRARSFKDDLIEKISLMRTTNNTLGRSHSPHSPRTKHGSKAPPTTEEVLRSTQTLETHVKDISNALKHFRDVILKKKLEVLPGNGTVILETIASMYSVIQTYTLNENSAIMSSATQQVYQSLGKLIKLCDEVMLSEDSGECASLSNENVREVIDLLEDAVRNLVTLAQGKLKEQDQCAFRYSGSGLGGIGAAAEIMGAVTASPGVSVPGAGVMRVSAAESAAQRTSLPDIALTPKERDILEQHNVNPMRGSHSTESILRDTSPPPKPPLPNRASNPPPLPPKRRSQPGASAGAVGVGCSSSTSTSNQASPLPYAQSHNISLNSDLDCSSNISLLNYGVDRLSVRSRSPDENSQCSFDSALNHSREEEDHQQQQQHLRSFPKLAAMMDEDMDKMVSYSFVSMREFRTCTQTADYSVQSSTKSSSSNSEIAFSISESTAVGSSSEYQQISQSVSHSQRHISSSSSSCTTTTTSSSTTTGYGSSELEQQQQTTTPADLAPALPPKSIQRSSLTRHESPGVGDELDEAQSSSGWASHRSSQSEVAELRQLSPLHHLNHHPHTASAGQLQQWHSKHHSLIEGPRLQLAGSGSCSAFDQRHLDQEPPPLPMKKKHNHFIYSTYPHYRKPLRNAGDKKVCQIVVRKSLTHLNYRSNQHLVFQSVAFSVLAYMEICSASTRSIEQHRHTMHACNISRNISHSQTMNIMPMSKELSPELEMPPALPPKNYKQRKATSMVASPTLQPIIVTTPPPSPKPTLGENGSTGRPDSRMATVCEELNDAVASEDAMPEPRSPVLDSNENVSAVDDGQTFYFHSHQLPVADLEMSEDTSSADNQPLTTPQVLEEQEEPTAESRPLVAVHESVKPENADEDEEAERADMLINMLEEVNITRYLILKKREEDGPEVKGGYIDALIVHASRVQKVADNAFCEAFITTFRTFIQPIDVIEKLTHRYTYFFCQVQDNKQKAAKETFALLVRVVNDLTSTDLTSQLLSLLVEFVYQLVCSGQLYLAKLLRNKFVEKVTLYKEPKLGGAGCVGGAGIASSGGSSGAASGGNQPSLLDLKSLEIAEQMTLLDAELFTKIEIPEVLLFAKDQCEEKSPNLNKFTEHFNKMSYWARSKILRLQDAKEREKHVNKFIKIMKHLRKMNNYNSYLALLSALDSGPIRRLEWQKGITEEVRAFCALIDSSSSFRAYRQALAETNPPCIPYIGLILQDLTFVHVGNQDYLSKGVINFSKRWQQYNIIDNMKRFKKCAYPFRRNERIIRFFDNFKDFMGEEEMWQISEKIKPRGRRPVNY, encoded by the exons ATGCGTGTTCTCAACACGGAGCTGCGCCTGCGCTTCAAAAATCGCAAACCGCGACCCTTTAATCGCGCTGCCAGTGCCGATGATGCGTTGGATTTGGGAtcgggagtgggagtgggcaCTAGCATCGCGAGTGGAGTCGGCATCGGTGTGGGGGCCACAATGATGCCCCTCGATCAGCGACTGAATGGAGCCACCAGTATGA ACGGCAGCATCAGTTCTCCATCCACGCCCGGCACCTGTTCCAGTGGCATCGGAGTGGGCGGtggcggctgcagcagcagcagcaacaatagcaTCAACAGCGGCAGCTACTCCACCGCCTGCACTCCGCCACCACCCACGCATCACCATCACtcgcagcaccagcagctgcagggCACGCCCGGAGGATCTAGTCGGGTCGGgggagcaggaacaggagcaggcggagctggtggtggcagtggtGTGCCACCGGCACCACCCAGTGCCGGATCCTCGGGCCACAAGAACAGTCTCAAGGGCACCAAGTTGGCGCGCCGGGCGCGCTCTTTTAAGGACGACCTCATCGAGAAGATTTCCCTGATGCGAACCACCAACAATACACTGGGTCGCTCCCACTCGCCGCACAGTCCGCGCACCAAGCACGGCTCAAAGGCACCGCCCACCACCGAGGAGGTGCTCCGATCCACCCAAACGCTGGAGACGCACGTCAAGGACATCTCGAATGCCCTGAAGCACTTCCGGGATGTCATACTCAAGAAGAAGCTGGAGGTGTTGCCGGGCAACGGAACGGTCATTCTGGAAACCATAGCCAGCATGTACTCCG TGATCCAAACCTACACCCTGAATGAAAACAGTGCCATCATGAGCTCCGCCACGCAGCAGGTTTACCAGAGCCTGGGCAAGCTCATCAAGCTCTGCGACGAGGTGATGCTCTCCGAGGACAGCGGCGAGTGTGCCTCCCTGAGCAACGAGAATGTGCGGGAAGTCATTGATCTTCTGGAGGATGCTGTGCGG AATCTCGTTACGCTGGCGCAGGGCAAGCTGAAGGAGCAGGATCAGTGCGCCTTTCGCTACAGTGGATCTGGCCTGGGCGGCATTGGAGCGGCGGCGGAGATCATGGGTGCGGTCACCGCCTCGCCGGGAGTGAGTGTTCCCGGTGCTGGAGTCATGCGCGTTTCGGCCGCCGAATCAGCTGCCCAGCGCACTTCGTTGCCGGACATAGCGCTCACGCCCAAGGAGCGCGACATACTGGAGCAGCACAATGTGAACCCGATGCGCGGCTCCCACAGCACCGAAAGTATCCTGCGCGACACGAGTCCACCGCCGAAGCCACCGCTACCCAATAGGGCCAGTAACCCGCCGCCGTTGCCACCCAAGCGACGCAGCCAGCCGGGCGCATCAGCTGGTGCAGTGGGCGTGGGCTGCTCATCGTCGACATCCACTTCCAATCAGGCCAGTCCGCTGCCCTACGCCCAGTCCCATAATATCAGTCTGAACTCGGACCTGGACTGCAGTTCCAATATCTCGCTGCTGAATTATGGCGTGGATCG CCTATCCGTGCGGTCACGGTCACCGGATGAGAATAGTCAGTGCTCCTTTGACTCGGCGTTGAATCACTCAcgcgaggaggaggaccaccaacagcaacagcagcacctgAGGTCGTTTCCAAAGTTGGCAGCGATGATGGACGAAGACATGGACAAGATGGTCAGCTACA GTTTCGTGTCGATGCGTGAGTTTCGCACTTGCACACAGACGGCGGACTACAGTGTCCAGTCCTCCACGAAGTCGTCCAGCAGCAATTCGGAGATTGCGTTTAGCATCAGTGAGTCGACGGCggtcggcagcagcagcgaataCCAGCAGATTAGCCAGTCGGTGTCGCACAGCCAGCGTCATATATCCTCGAGCAGTAGTAGCTGcaccaccacgaccaccagcagcagcacaaccACCGGCTATGGCAGCAGCgaactggagcagcagcagcagacgacGACGCCGGCCGATCTGGCGCCCGCCCTGCCGCCAAAGAGCATCCAACGGAGCAGCCTAACCCGCCACGAGTCGCCCGGAGTTGGCGATGAGCTGGACGAGGCGCAGTCCTCCTCCGGCTGGGCCAGCCACCGGAGCAGCCAGTCGGAGGTGGCCGAGCTGCGTCAGCTGTCGCCGCTCCATCACCTCAATCACCATCCGCACACTGCGTCCGCCGGCCAGCTGCAGCAGTGGCACTCCAAGCACCACAGCCTGATCGAGGGACCCCGCCTCCAGCTGGCGGGGAGTGGCAGCTGCAGTGCGTTCGATCAGCGCCACTTGGACCAGGAGCCACCGCCGCTGCCCATGAAAAAGAAGCACA accattttatttatagcacATACCCGCATTATCGCAAACCCCTTAGAAATGCTGGCGACAAGAAAGTTTGCCAAATTGTTGTACGCAAGAGTCTAACCCATCTAAATTATCGTTCCAACCAACATCTAGTGTTTCAAAGTGTGGCCTTTTCGG TTCTGGCGTATATGGAAATCTGCTCGGCGTCCACGCGATCCATTGAGCAGCACCGGCACACGATGCACGCCTGCAACATAAGTCGCAACATCTCGCACAGCCAGACCATGAA CATTATGCCCATGAGCAAGGAACTGTCGCCGGAGCTCGAGATGCCACCTGCCCTGCCGCCAAAGAACTACAAGCAGCGCAAGGCGACAAGCATGGTAGCCTCACCCACGCTACAGCCCATCATTGTGACCACGCCGCCGCCGAGTCCGAAGCCGACGCTGGGCGAGAATGGGTCGACGGGCAGGCCGGACAGCCGGATGGCCACCGTATGCGAGGAGCTGAACGATGCAGTGGCCAGCGAGGATGCGATGCCGGAGCCACGTTCTCCCGTGCTGGACAGCAATGAGAATGTGAGCGCCGTCGATGATGGACAGACCTTCTATTTTCACTCACATCAGCTGCCCGTCGCCGATTTGGAGATGAGCGAGGACACGAGCAGTGCCGACAACCAGCCATTAACCACGCCCCAAGTGctcgaggagcaggaggagccaACGGCGGAGTCCCGGCCACTGGTCGCTGTGCACGAGTCGGTTAAGCCAGAGAACgccgacgaggatgaggaggcggAGCGAGCAGATATGCTGATCAACATGCTGGAGGAGGTCAACATCACACGGTACCTGATACTCAAGAAGAGAGAGGAGGACGGGCCCGAGGTGAAGGGCGGCTACATCGACGCCCTAATCGTGCACGCCAGCCGCGTCCAGAAGGTCGCCGACAATG CATTCTGCGAGGCCTTCATCACCACCTTTCGCACCTTCATCCAGCCGATCGACGTGATCGAGAAGCTGACCCATCGCTACACATACTTCTTCTGTCAAGTGCAGGACAACAAGCAGAAGGCCGCCAAGGAGACCTTTGCGCTGCTGGTCCGAGTGGTCAACGATTTAAC GTCGACGGATCTTACCAGCCAGCTGTTGAGCCTGCTGGTCGAGTTCGTCTATCAGTTGGTTTGCTCTGGACAATTGTACTTGGCCAAGTTGCTGCGCAACAAGTTCGTGGAGAAGGTAACGCTGTACAAGGAGCCCAAGTTGGGCGGAGCCGGTTGTGTCGGCGGAGCAGGAATCGCCAGCAGTGGTGGATCCAGTGGTGCAGCTAGTGGTGGTAACCAGCCTAGCCTGCTCGACCTCAAGTCCCTGGAGATTGCCGAACAGATGACGCTGCTGGATGCGGAGCTGTTCACGAAGATCGAGATACCCGAAGTATTACTATTTGCCAAAGATCAGTGCGAGGAGAAGTCGCCCAACCTTAACAAGTTCACCGAGCACTTCAACAAGATGTCCTACTGGGCGCGCTCCAAAATTCTGCGCCTGCAGGATGCCAAGGAGCGGGAGAAGCACGTGAACAAGTTTATCAAAATCATGAAGCATCTACGCAAGATGAACAACTACAACTCGTATCTGGCGCTGTTGTCGGCCCTCGATTCGGGTCCCATAAGAAG ATTGGAGTGGCAAAAAGGCATCACCGAGGAGGTGCGAGCCTTCTGCGCCCTCATCGATTCCAGCTCCAGTTTTCGCGCCTATCGACAGGCGCTGGCCGAAACTAATCCGCCCTGCATACCCTACAT CGGCCTAATTCTGCAGGATCTAACGTTTGTGCATGTGGGCAACCAGGACTACCTGTCCAAGGGCGTTATTAACTTCTCCAAGCGCTGGCAGCAGTACAACATAATTGACAACATGAAACGTTTTAAGAAATg TGCCTATCCATTTCGACGCAACGAGCGCATTATACGCTTCTTTGATAACTTCAAGGACTTTATGGGCGAGGAGGAGATGTGGCAGATATCGGAGAAGATCAAGCCGCGTGGACGCCGCCCCGTTAACTATTAG
- the LOC6725313 gene encoding guanine nucleotide-releasing factor 2 isoform X9 codes for MNILQKIDGSISSPSTPGTCSSGIGVGGGGCSSSSNNSINSGSYSTACTPPPPTHHHHSQHQQLQGTPGGSSRVGGAGTGAGGAGGGSGVPPAPPSAGSSGHKNSLKGTKLARRARSFKDDLIEKISLMRTTNNTLGRSHSPHSPRTKHGSKAPPTTEEVLRSTQTLETHVKDISNALKHFRDVILKKKLEVLPGNGTVILETIASMYSVIQTYTLNENSAIMSSATQQVYQSLGKLIKLCDEVMLSEDSGECASLSNENVREVIDLLEDAVRNLVTLAQGKLKEQDQCAFRYSGSGLGGIGAAAEIMGAVTASPGVSVPGAGVMRVSAAESAAQRTSLPDIALTPKERDILEQHNVNPMRGSHSTESILRDTSPPPKPPLPNRASNPPPLPPKRRSQPGASAGAVGVGCSSSTSTSNQASPLPYAQSHNISLNSDLDCSSNISLLNYGVDRLSVRSRSPDENSQCSFDSALNHSREEEDHQQQQQHLRSFPKLAAMMDEDMDKMVSYSEYCRKASPLPSLCSTRVVAPPINESRTESTGYAGAAIDDKTQTPLSTGGGVAGVTGGTGGAAEGAAAAASGGRETNSNRLSNESGFVSMREFRTCTQTADYSVQSSTKSSSSNSEIAFSISESTAVGSSSEYQQISQSVSHSQRHISSSSSSCTTTTTSSSTTTGYGSSELEQQQQTTTPADLAPALPPKSIQRSSLTRHESPGVGDELDEAQSSSGWASHRSSQSEVAELRQLSPLHHLNHHPHTASAGQLQQWHSKHHSLIEGPRLQLAGSGSCSAFDQRHLDQEPPPLPMKKKHMFQSVAFSVLAYMEICSASTRSIEQHRHTMHACNISRNISHSQTMNIMPMSKELSPELEMPPALPPKNYKQRKATSMVASPTLQPIIVTTPPPSPKPTLGENGSTGRPDSRMATVCEELNDAVASEDAMPEPRSPVLDSNENVSAVDDGQTFYFHSHQLPVADLEMSEDTSSADNQPLTTPQVLEEQEEPTAESRPLVAVHESVKPENADEDEEAERADMLINMLEEVNITRYLILKKREEDGPEVKGGYIDALIVHASRVQKVADNAFCEAFITTFRTFIQPIDVIEKLTHRYTYFFCQVQDNKQKAAKETFALLVRVVNDLTSTDLTSQLLSLLVEFVYQLVCSGQLYLAKLLRNKFVEKVTLYKEPKLGGAGCVGGAGIASSGGSSGAASGGNQPSLLDLKSLEIAEQMTLLDAELFTKIEIPEVLLFAKDQCEEKSPNLNKFTEHFNKMSYWARSKILRLQDAKEREKHVNKFIKIMKHLRKMNNYNSYLALLSALDSGPIRRLEWQKGITEEVRAFCALIDSSSSFRAYRQALAETNPPCIPYIGLILQDLTFVHVGNQDYLSKGVINFSKRWQQYNIIDNMKRFKKCAYPFRRNERIIRFFDNFKDFMGEEEMWQISEKIKPRGRRPVNY; via the exons ATGAATATACTGCAGAAAATCG ACGGCAGCATCAGTTCTCCATCCACGCCCGGCACCTGTTCCAGTGGCATCGGAGTGGGCGGtggcggctgcagcagcagcagcaacaatagcaTCAACAGCGGCAGCTACTCCACCGCCTGCACTCCGCCACCACCCACGCATCACCATCACtcgcagcaccagcagctgcagggCACGCCCGGAGGATCTAGTCGGGTCGGgggagcaggaacaggagcaggcggagctggtggtggcagtggtGTGCCACCGGCACCACCCAGTGCCGGATCCTCGGGCCACAAGAACAGTCTCAAGGGCACCAAGTTGGCGCGCCGGGCGCGCTCTTTTAAGGACGACCTCATCGAGAAGATTTCCCTGATGCGAACCACCAACAATACACTGGGTCGCTCCCACTCGCCGCACAGTCCGCGCACCAAGCACGGCTCAAAGGCACCGCCCACCACCGAGGAGGTGCTCCGATCCACCCAAACGCTGGAGACGCACGTCAAGGACATCTCGAATGCCCTGAAGCACTTCCGGGATGTCATACTCAAGAAGAAGCTGGAGGTGTTGCCGGGCAACGGAACGGTCATTCTGGAAACCATAGCCAGCATGTACTCCG TGATCCAAACCTACACCCTGAATGAAAACAGTGCCATCATGAGCTCCGCCACGCAGCAGGTTTACCAGAGCCTGGGCAAGCTCATCAAGCTCTGCGACGAGGTGATGCTCTCCGAGGACAGCGGCGAGTGTGCCTCCCTGAGCAACGAGAATGTGCGGGAAGTCATTGATCTTCTGGAGGATGCTGTGCGG AATCTCGTTACGCTGGCGCAGGGCAAGCTGAAGGAGCAGGATCAGTGCGCCTTTCGCTACAGTGGATCTGGCCTGGGCGGCATTGGAGCGGCGGCGGAGATCATGGGTGCGGTCACCGCCTCGCCGGGAGTGAGTGTTCCCGGTGCTGGAGTCATGCGCGTTTCGGCCGCCGAATCAGCTGCCCAGCGCACTTCGTTGCCGGACATAGCGCTCACGCCCAAGGAGCGCGACATACTGGAGCAGCACAATGTGAACCCGATGCGCGGCTCCCACAGCACCGAAAGTATCCTGCGCGACACGAGTCCACCGCCGAAGCCACCGCTACCCAATAGGGCCAGTAACCCGCCGCCGTTGCCACCCAAGCGACGCAGCCAGCCGGGCGCATCAGCTGGTGCAGTGGGCGTGGGCTGCTCATCGTCGACATCCACTTCCAATCAGGCCAGTCCGCTGCCCTACGCCCAGTCCCATAATATCAGTCTGAACTCGGACCTGGACTGCAGTTCCAATATCTCGCTGCTGAATTATGGCGTGGATCG CCTATCCGTGCGGTCACGGTCACCGGATGAGAATAGTCAGTGCTCCTTTGACTCGGCGTTGAATCACTCAcgcgaggaggaggaccaccaacagcaacagcagcacctgAGGTCGTTTCCAAAGTTGGCAGCGATGATGGACGAAGACATGGACAAGATGGTCAGCTACAGTGAGTATTGCCGCAAGGCTTCGCCACTCCCCTCACTCTGCTCAACTCGAGTGGTGGCACCCCCAATCAACGAATCCCGTACAGAATCCACCGGTTACGCAGGCGCCGCAATCGACGACAAAACGCAGACACCACTTTCGACTGGTGGTGGTGTAGCTGGTGTTACTGGTggaactggaggagcagccgaaggtgcagctgctgcagcgtcTGGTGGCAGGGAAACTAACAGCAATCGCCTCTCAAACGAATCGG GTTTCGTGTCGATGCGTGAGTTTCGCACTTGCACACAGACGGCGGACTACAGTGTCCAGTCCTCCACGAAGTCGTCCAGCAGCAATTCGGAGATTGCGTTTAGCATCAGTGAGTCGACGGCggtcggcagcagcagcgaataCCAGCAGATTAGCCAGTCGGTGTCGCACAGCCAGCGTCATATATCCTCGAGCAGTAGTAGCTGcaccaccacgaccaccagcagcagcacaaccACCGGCTATGGCAGCAGCgaactggagcagcagcagcagacgacGACGCCGGCCGATCTGGCGCCCGCCCTGCCGCCAAAGAGCATCCAACGGAGCAGCCTAACCCGCCACGAGTCGCCCGGAGTTGGCGATGAGCTGGACGAGGCGCAGTCCTCCTCCGGCTGGGCCAGCCACCGGAGCAGCCAGTCGGAGGTGGCCGAGCTGCGTCAGCTGTCGCCGCTCCATCACCTCAATCACCATCCGCACACTGCGTCCGCCGGCCAGCTGCAGCAGTGGCACTCCAAGCACCACAGCCTGATCGAGGGACCCCGCCTCCAGCTGGCGGGGAGTGGCAGCTGCAGTGCGTTCGATCAGCGCCACTTGGACCAGGAGCCACCGCCGCTGCCCATGAAAAAGAAGCACA TGTTTCAAAGTGTGGCCTTTTCGG TTCTGGCGTATATGGAAATCTGCTCGGCGTCCACGCGATCCATTGAGCAGCACCGGCACACGATGCACGCCTGCAACATAAGTCGCAACATCTCGCACAGCCAGACCATGAA CATTATGCCCATGAGCAAGGAACTGTCGCCGGAGCTCGAGATGCCACCTGCCCTGCCGCCAAAGAACTACAAGCAGCGCAAGGCGACAAGCATGGTAGCCTCACCCACGCTACAGCCCATCATTGTGACCACGCCGCCGCCGAGTCCGAAGCCGACGCTGGGCGAGAATGGGTCGACGGGCAGGCCGGACAGCCGGATGGCCACCGTATGCGAGGAGCTGAACGATGCAGTGGCCAGCGAGGATGCGATGCCGGAGCCACGTTCTCCCGTGCTGGACAGCAATGAGAATGTGAGCGCCGTCGATGATGGACAGACCTTCTATTTTCACTCACATCAGCTGCCCGTCGCCGATTTGGAGATGAGCGAGGACACGAGCAGTGCCGACAACCAGCCATTAACCACGCCCCAAGTGctcgaggagcaggaggagccaACGGCGGAGTCCCGGCCACTGGTCGCTGTGCACGAGTCGGTTAAGCCAGAGAACgccgacgaggatgaggaggcggAGCGAGCAGATATGCTGATCAACATGCTGGAGGAGGTCAACATCACACGGTACCTGATACTCAAGAAGAGAGAGGAGGACGGGCCCGAGGTGAAGGGCGGCTACATCGACGCCCTAATCGTGCACGCCAGCCGCGTCCAGAAGGTCGCCGACAATG CATTCTGCGAGGCCTTCATCACCACCTTTCGCACCTTCATCCAGCCGATCGACGTGATCGAGAAGCTGACCCATCGCTACACATACTTCTTCTGTCAAGTGCAGGACAACAAGCAGAAGGCCGCCAAGGAGACCTTTGCGCTGCTGGTCCGAGTGGTCAACGATTTAAC GTCGACGGATCTTACCAGCCAGCTGTTGAGCCTGCTGGTCGAGTTCGTCTATCAGTTGGTTTGCTCTGGACAATTGTACTTGGCCAAGTTGCTGCGCAACAAGTTCGTGGAGAAGGTAACGCTGTACAAGGAGCCCAAGTTGGGCGGAGCCGGTTGTGTCGGCGGAGCAGGAATCGCCAGCAGTGGTGGATCCAGTGGTGCAGCTAGTGGTGGTAACCAGCCTAGCCTGCTCGACCTCAAGTCCCTGGAGATTGCCGAACAGATGACGCTGCTGGATGCGGAGCTGTTCACGAAGATCGAGATACCCGAAGTATTACTATTTGCCAAAGATCAGTGCGAGGAGAAGTCGCCCAACCTTAACAAGTTCACCGAGCACTTCAACAAGATGTCCTACTGGGCGCGCTCCAAAATTCTGCGCCTGCAGGATGCCAAGGAGCGGGAGAAGCACGTGAACAAGTTTATCAAAATCATGAAGCATCTACGCAAGATGAACAACTACAACTCGTATCTGGCGCTGTTGTCGGCCCTCGATTCGGGTCCCATAAGAAG ATTGGAGTGGCAAAAAGGCATCACCGAGGAGGTGCGAGCCTTCTGCGCCCTCATCGATTCCAGCTCCAGTTTTCGCGCCTATCGACAGGCGCTGGCCGAAACTAATCCGCCCTGCATACCCTACAT CGGCCTAATTCTGCAGGATCTAACGTTTGTGCATGTGGGCAACCAGGACTACCTGTCCAAGGGCGTTATTAACTTCTCCAAGCGCTGGCAGCAGTACAACATAATTGACAACATGAAACGTTTTAAGAAATg TGCCTATCCATTTCGACGCAACGAGCGCATTATACGCTTCTTTGATAACTTCAAGGACTTTATGGGCGAGGAGGAGATGTGGCAGATATCGGAGAAGATCAAGCCGCGTGGACGCCGCCCCGTTAACTATTAG